The region TCCACTTGTTTTTTAATCCTGCTTAATGCTTAATTGAATTATATCTACCAAATATAGATTGTATAGATTATATAGATGAGGTCTGAATTATATGGGCACCAATGGAAATGGAATTTCTCCATCAAAAACCAATAAAATAATTAAAGAGATTTTAAAAAATCTCCCTGAAAATAAAATTTCTGATGTCGCATTTGAAGGAGCAAATATAGTTGTGTATACTAAAGACAAAGAGTATCTTGCTAATAATGAAGGCACTATTAAACAAGTTGTTGATTTAATTAAAAAACGGGTTGAACTGCGGCCAGATCCTGATATTTCTCTTGATGCAGAAAAAGCAGAAAAAATCATTAGAAAATTAATCCCTGAGGAATCTGAAATTGCGCAGATTATTTTTGATAAACCGCGAGCTAGAGTTATTATTGAAGTAGATAAACCAGGATTAGCTATTGGAAAACAAGGATCAATCTTGAAAGAAATTAAAGAAACTACTTTCTGGATTCCATTAATTAGAAGAACACCTCCGATTAAATCAAAAATCATTGAGAATATTCGAGCTGTTATGTATGAAAATGCTGAATACAGAAGAAAATTCTTGGATAAAGTAGGGCATAGAATTTATGACGGATGGATTAGAGAAAAAAAGCATGAATGGGTAAGAGTTACGTACTTAGGCAGTGGAAGGCATGTAGGAAGATCATGTATTTTTTTACAAACGCCAGAATCAAGAATCTTATTAGACTGCGGGATTGATGTTTCACAAAGCGATTCTGAAGCATACCCTTATTTAGATGCGCCTGAGTTTAATATCCAGGATTTAGATGCAGTAATTGTCAGCCATTCACATCTTGATCATTGCGGATTTGTGCCTTATTTATACAAATATGGCTACCGCGGACCTATGTATTGCACTCCTCCAACAAGAGATGTTTCTGCACTGCTTGCCCTTGATTTTGTAAAAGTACAGCGCAATGATACTGAAAAAGATCCTTTGTTTAGCACAGATGATATCAAACAAATGGTGTTGCACACTATTACGATAAATTATGAAGAGGTTACTGATATCACTCCTGATATTAGAATCACTTTTTACAATGCAGGGCATATTTTAGGCAGCGCTATGACGCACATTCATGTTGGCAATGGGTTGCATAATTTAGTCTATTCAGGAGATATGAAATTTGCTAAAACACATCTTCTTGATCCTGCAGTAACTGACTTTCCTCGTCTTGAAACATTGATGATTGAAAGCACTTATGGCGGAAAAGACAATGTTTTGATGAGCAGAAAAGAATGTGAAGATATCTTTATCCAGAAAGTAAATGAAACCTTTGCCCGTGGAGGCAGGGTGTTAGTTCCTGTATTAGGAGTTGGAAGAGCGCAAGAAGTTATGCTTATATTAGAATATTATATGCGAACCGGCGCTTTAGAAAAAGTGCCGATATTTGTTGATGGGATGGTATGGGATGTTACTGCCATTCATTCTGCGTATCCTGAGTATTTGAATAGCAATGTCAGATCCCTTATTTTCCAACAAAA is a window of Candidatus Woesearchaeota archaeon DNA encoding:
- a CDS encoding beta-CASP ribonuclease aCPSF1, translated to MGTNGNGISPSKTNKIIKEILKNLPENKISDVAFEGANIVVYTKDKEYLANNEGTIKQVVDLIKKRVELRPDPDISLDAEKAEKIIRKLIPEESEIAQIIFDKPRARVIIEVDKPGLAIGKQGSILKEIKETTFWIPLIRRTPPIKSKIIENIRAVMYENAEYRRKFLDKVGHRIYDGWIREKKHEWVRVTYLGSGRHVGRSCIFLQTPESRILLDCGIDVSQSDSEAYPYLDAPEFNIQDLDAVIVSHSHLDHCGFVPYLYKYGYRGPMYCTPPTRDVSALLALDFVKVQRNDTEKDPLFSTDDIKQMVLHTITINYEEVTDITPDIRITFYNAGHILGSAMTHIHVGNGLHNLVYSGDMKFAKTHLLDPAVTDFPRLETLMIESTYGGKDNVLMSRKECEDIFIQKVNETFARGGRVLVPVLGVGRAQEVMLILEYYMRTGALEKVPIFVDGMVWDVTAIHSAYPEYLNSNVRSLIFQQNENPFLSEIFKRVGSGKERKEVIENEGKCVVLATSGMLQGGPSVEYLREFASFSKNTLFFMCYQAAGTLGRRLQQGEKDITFVVGSNKTETMNVKMEIVTLEGFTGHSDRKQLMSYVHKCNPRPKKILINHGEVSRSLDLASSIYRVNRIETAVPKNLETVRLK